Proteins encoded by one window of Channa argus isolate prfri chromosome 13, Channa argus male v1.0, whole genome shotgun sequence:
- the LOC137139228 gene encoding protein disulfide isomerase Creld1 isoform X3 — protein MCALTWRIMWSSWSFLPALMLLSELSVVRVQTASCQTCRKLTENFIKGLEKTANKNFGGGNTAWEEEKLAKYASSETRLLEIVEAACEKADFECNRLLEQIEDQVETWWFHRQQEAPDLYEWLCIGELRLCCPSGHFGPNCKECPSGPGGVCGGLGRCEGEGTRLGDGECVCDPGYSGHLCQNCADGYFREKSSNDSTGACAACYHSCKKCSGPQDYKCLDCKAGWILHDNKCVDIDECGTELARCPTNTYCHNTDGSYECRDIDECSERAIACPGLNEACVNEEGSFHCDCAEGFIRRDSICVENLPPAGPEKGLFDDITDDEVLVLQQMFFGVVICALATLAAKGDMVFTAIFIGGVAAMAGYWLTEKGDYMLDGFLKGR, from the exons ATGTGTGCCTTAACCTGGAGGATCATGTGGAGTTCCTGGTCTTTCCTGCCCGCTCTGATGCTTCTCTCAGAGCTCTCTGTGGTGAGAGTCCAGACAGCTTCGTGTCAGACTTGCCGAAAACTCACTGAGAATTTCATTAAG GGCTTGGAGAAAACAGCCAACAAGAACTTTGGGGGAGGTAACACTGCCTGGGAAGAAGAGAAGCTGGCTAAGTATGCAAGCAG cgAAACCCGGCTCCTGGAGATAGTGGAAGCTGCTTGTGAAAAAGCTGATTTTGAATGTAACCGGCTGCTGGAGCAGATCGAAGACCAAGTTGAGACATGGTGGTTCCACAG ACAGCAGGAGGCACCTGACCTGTATGAGTGGCTGTGCATAGGGGAGCTGAGACTTTGCTGTCCATCTGGACACTTTGGACCTAACTGCAAAG AGTGTCCATCAGGCCCTGGTGGTGTGTGTGGAGGTCTTGGACGCTGTGAGGGGGAGGGGACTCGCCTGGGAGATGGAGAGTGTGTCTGTGATCCTGGATACTCTGGTCATCTGTGCCAGAACTGTGCTGATGGCTACTTCAGAGAAAAAAGCTCCAATGACAGCACAGGAGCCTGTGCAG CCTGCTACCATTCATGTAAGAAATGCTCAGGGCCACAGGACTACAAATGCCTTGACTGCAAAGCTGGCTGGATCCTTCATGACAACAAGTGCGTGG ACATTGACGAATGTGGTACAGAGCTGGCCCGTTGTCCTACTAACACTTACTGTCACAACACAGATGGATCATATGAATGCAGAG ATATAGATGAATGTAGTGAACGTGCAATAGCATGTCCAGGTCTCAATGAAGCCTGTGTCAATGAGGAGGGCTCCTTCCACTGTGACTGTGCTGAAGGGTTCATCAGAAGAGACAGCATATGTGTTGAAAATCTGCCTCCTG CTGGTCCAGAGAAGGGACTGTTTGATGACATCACAGATGATGAGGTCCTTGTACTGCAGCAGATGTTCTTTGGTGTTGTAATATGTGCCCTAGCTACACTCGCTGCTAAGGGTGACATGGTTTTCACTGCCATTTTCATTGGAGGTGTTGCTGCTATGGCTGGATACTGGCTGACAGAAAAGGGTGACTACATGCTGGATGGGTTCCTGAAGGGTCGCTAG
- the LOC137139228 gene encoding protein disulfide isomerase Creld1 isoform X1 → MCALTWRIMWSSWSFLPALMLLSELSVVRVQTASCQTCRKLTENFIKGLEKTANKNFGGGNTAWEEEKLAKYASSETRLLEIVEAACEKADFECNRLLEQIEDQVETWWFHRQQEAPDLYEWLCIGELRLCCPSGHFGPNCKECPSGPGGVCGGLGRCEGEGTRLGDGECVCDPGYSGHLCQNCADGYFREKSSNDSTGACAACYHSCKKCSGPQDYKCLDCKAGWILHDNKCVDIDECGTELARCPTNTYCHNTDGSYECRGCDQACVGCMGSGPARCKKCARGYRLKGAKCLDIDECSERAIACPGLNEACVNEEGSFHCDCAEGFIRRDSICVENLPPAGPEKGLFDDITDDEVLVLQQMFFGVVICALATLAAKGDMVFTAIFIGGVAAMAGYWLTEKGDYMLDGFLKGR, encoded by the exons ATGTGTGCCTTAACCTGGAGGATCATGTGGAGTTCCTGGTCTTTCCTGCCCGCTCTGATGCTTCTCTCAGAGCTCTCTGTGGTGAGAGTCCAGACAGCTTCGTGTCAGACTTGCCGAAAACTCACTGAGAATTTCATTAAG GGCTTGGAGAAAACAGCCAACAAGAACTTTGGGGGAGGTAACACTGCCTGGGAAGAAGAGAAGCTGGCTAAGTATGCAAGCAG cgAAACCCGGCTCCTGGAGATAGTGGAAGCTGCTTGTGAAAAAGCTGATTTTGAATGTAACCGGCTGCTGGAGCAGATCGAAGACCAAGTTGAGACATGGTGGTTCCACAG ACAGCAGGAGGCACCTGACCTGTATGAGTGGCTGTGCATAGGGGAGCTGAGACTTTGCTGTCCATCTGGACACTTTGGACCTAACTGCAAAG AGTGTCCATCAGGCCCTGGTGGTGTGTGTGGAGGTCTTGGACGCTGTGAGGGGGAGGGGACTCGCCTGGGAGATGGAGAGTGTGTCTGTGATCCTGGATACTCTGGTCATCTGTGCCAGAACTGTGCTGATGGCTACTTCAGAGAAAAAAGCTCCAATGACAGCACAGGAGCCTGTGCAG CCTGCTACCATTCATGTAAGAAATGCTCAGGGCCACAGGACTACAAATGCCTTGACTGCAAAGCTGGCTGGATCCTTCATGACAACAAGTGCGTGG ACATTGACGAATGTGGTACAGAGCTGGCCCGTTGTCCTACTAACACTTACTGTCACAACACAGATGGATCATATGAATGCAGAG GCTGTGACCAGGCATGTGTGGGCTGCATGGGTAGTGGTCCTGCCCGCTGTAAGAAATGTGCACGTGGTTATAGATTGAAAGGGGCGAAGTGTCTTG ATATAGATGAATGTAGTGAACGTGCAATAGCATGTCCAGGTCTCAATGAAGCCTGTGTCAATGAGGAGGGCTCCTTCCACTGTGACTGTGCTGAAGGGTTCATCAGAAGAGACAGCATATGTGTTGAAAATCTGCCTCCTG CTGGTCCAGAGAAGGGACTGTTTGATGACATCACAGATGATGAGGTCCTTGTACTGCAGCAGATGTTCTTTGGTGTTGTAATATGTGCCCTAGCTACACTCGCTGCTAAGGGTGACATGGTTTTCACTGCCATTTTCATTGGAGGTGTTGCTGCTATGGCTGGATACTGGCTGACAGAAAAGGGTGACTACATGCTGGATGGGTTCCTGAAGGGTCGCTAG
- the LOC137139228 gene encoding protein disulfide isomerase Creld1 isoform X2, translated as MWSSWSFLPALMLLSELSVVRVQTASCQTCRKLTENFIKGLEKTANKNFGGGNTAWEEEKLAKYASSETRLLEIVEAACEKADFECNRLLEQIEDQVETWWFHRQQEAPDLYEWLCIGELRLCCPSGHFGPNCKECPSGPGGVCGGLGRCEGEGTRLGDGECVCDPGYSGHLCQNCADGYFREKSSNDSTGACAACYHSCKKCSGPQDYKCLDCKAGWILHDNKCVDIDECGTELARCPTNTYCHNTDGSYECRGCDQACVGCMGSGPARCKKCARGYRLKGAKCLDIDECSERAIACPGLNEACVNEEGSFHCDCAEGFIRRDSICVENLPPAGPEKGLFDDITDDEVLVLQQMFFGVVICALATLAAKGDMVFTAIFIGGVAAMAGYWLTEKGDYMLDGFLKGR; from the exons ATGTGGAGTTCCTGGTCTTTCCTGCCCGCTCTGATGCTTCTCTCAGAGCTCTCTGTGGTGAGAGTCCAGACAGCTTCGTGTCAGACTTGCCGAAAACTCACTGAGAATTTCATTAAG GGCTTGGAGAAAACAGCCAACAAGAACTTTGGGGGAGGTAACACTGCCTGGGAAGAAGAGAAGCTGGCTAAGTATGCAAGCAG cgAAACCCGGCTCCTGGAGATAGTGGAAGCTGCTTGTGAAAAAGCTGATTTTGAATGTAACCGGCTGCTGGAGCAGATCGAAGACCAAGTTGAGACATGGTGGTTCCACAG ACAGCAGGAGGCACCTGACCTGTATGAGTGGCTGTGCATAGGGGAGCTGAGACTTTGCTGTCCATCTGGACACTTTGGACCTAACTGCAAAG AGTGTCCATCAGGCCCTGGTGGTGTGTGTGGAGGTCTTGGACGCTGTGAGGGGGAGGGGACTCGCCTGGGAGATGGAGAGTGTGTCTGTGATCCTGGATACTCTGGTCATCTGTGCCAGAACTGTGCTGATGGCTACTTCAGAGAAAAAAGCTCCAATGACAGCACAGGAGCCTGTGCAG CCTGCTACCATTCATGTAAGAAATGCTCAGGGCCACAGGACTACAAATGCCTTGACTGCAAAGCTGGCTGGATCCTTCATGACAACAAGTGCGTGG ACATTGACGAATGTGGTACAGAGCTGGCCCGTTGTCCTACTAACACTTACTGTCACAACACAGATGGATCATATGAATGCAGAG GCTGTGACCAGGCATGTGTGGGCTGCATGGGTAGTGGTCCTGCCCGCTGTAAGAAATGTGCACGTGGTTATAGATTGAAAGGGGCGAAGTGTCTTG ATATAGATGAATGTAGTGAACGTGCAATAGCATGTCCAGGTCTCAATGAAGCCTGTGTCAATGAGGAGGGCTCCTTCCACTGTGACTGTGCTGAAGGGTTCATCAGAAGAGACAGCATATGTGTTGAAAATCTGCCTCCTG CTGGTCCAGAGAAGGGACTGTTTGATGACATCACAGATGATGAGGTCCTTGTACTGCAGCAGATGTTCTTTGGTGTTGTAATATGTGCCCTAGCTACACTCGCTGCTAAGGGTGACATGGTTTTCACTGCCATTTTCATTGGAGGTGTTGCTGCTATGGCTGGATACTGGCTGACAGAAAAGGGTGACTACATGCTGGATGGGTTCCTGAAGGGTCGCTAG
- the LOC137139844 gene encoding interleukin-17 receptor E isoform X2: MRTALVFLVVVASPLMLECATTSCKVGNRTDYVARPCPVKLTPVPSQQPTDTYSECVTVTVWMDDDALKAKPTIEILSPRPLTIQPKMKNCEKTTRKKKRNHVMWELLHDCVQAKASDSVNVSYKGQSISCTVSYEVPDPTPDFDLSVNLSSKSITITVSPGKKVLARLCYQTNAMFCSQKQDPPIMIDPSQSQSAQFNISYLLPCLCVEAYYTHMDARRHKKCPFQNKNIEDLRDVWLSSEVVSYESSLEWQPQCPTSDLSVETSASLCWRHQEHLCTPMLNSTLEKYDDGLTLLSLQGIHNISCPFTAEMSSWEVSIELGRRSVFVHLTSLVPAMFSTQFCVLSEMGCTPKGPVHELRMEGNTAETKLNVPPHLLAMKPCVQVWQSDPALHGRRILCPRYTHYRCGIYAVAALMFVVIFALLALCIHNLTKRGAAGWLYIQRPVLLVCSSEQSAHVSAVGALASILQGELSATVHMALWAQSSQRQTRTGVTDLGPLPWLYGQWEVVRKAQGKMLIIWSSEAKKTYEKWKGDRAIVDKSESKEENRTAELRHEKRKAGVDHKLNGKLRKGKKERAPGKQDCNKLCDEDRDPQMMPSTVTAPVFAAALACLEGALQQSKGQGIAIVYFEGLGQSRDIPQALRGVPRYCLPQDFRGLLQELGGMRRQTESGKFRRRCWPRLLSKVLFIWLARKLAHRLQTLVPQIKGKG; the protein is encoded by the exons ATGCGCACCGCGCTGGTGTTTCTGGTCGTGGTGGCGTCGCCACTTATGCTGGAATGTGCCACAACATCCTGCAAG GTGGGAAATCGAACGG ACTATGTTGCACGACCGTGTCCTGTGAAACTGACCCCTGTGCCGTCACAGCAGCCCACAGACACATACTCTGAatgtgtcactgtcactgtttgGATGGATGATG ATGCACTTAAGGCGAAACCGACAATTGAAATACTCTCACCAAGACCTCTAACAATTCAACCTAAgatgaaaaactgtgaaaag actacaagaaaaaagaaaaggaaccaTGTCATG tGGGAGCTGCTACATGACTGTGTCCAGGCTAAAGCATCAGATTCAGTGAATGTGTCCTACAAAGGCCAATCAATCAGCTGCACTGTCAGTTACGAAGTGCCAG ATCCCACACCGGACTTTGATCTGTCTGTGAATCTGTCATCGAAATCCATCACCATAACTGTGTCGCCTGGAAAGAAAGTGCTTGCTAGATTGTGTTACCAGACAAATGCAATGTTCTGCAGCCAAAAGCAAGATCCCCCCATTATG ATTGATCCATCTCAGTCTCAATCAGCTCAGTTTAACATTTCGTACCTCCTGCCCTGTCTGTGTGTAGAG GCATATTACACCCACATGGATGCAAGACGACATAAAAAGTgtccctttcaaaataaaaacattgaag ATTTGCGAGATGTTTGGCTGTCCTCTGAAGTCGTATCATATGAGTCTAGTTTAGAGTGGCAGCCACAGTGTCCTACCAGTGACCTTTCAGTGGAAACCTCTGCCTCCCTCTGCTGGAGACACCAGGAACACCTCTGCACACCTATGCTCAACTCCACATTGGAGAAGTATGATGATGGACTAACCCTG ctTTCTCTGCAAGGCATTCATAATATATCTTGCCCCTTCACGGCTG AAATGTCTTCATGGGAAGTGTCTATTGAACTAGGCAGACGGAGTGTTTTTGTACATCTCACCTCTCTTGTCCCAGCAATGTTCTCAACTCAGTTTTGTGTCCTCAGCGAGATGGGATGTACACCCAAAGGGCCAGTCCATGAACTAAGAATG GAAGGGAATACTGCTGAGACAAAGCTAAATGTGCCTCCTCACCTTCTTGCTATGAAGCCGTGCGTGCAG gtgtgGCAGTCAGATCCTGCTCTTCATGGAAGAAGAATTTTGTGCCCACGGT ACACGCACTACCGATGTGGCATTTATGCAGTGGCAGCGTTGatgtttgttgttatttttgcacTACTGGCCCTTTGCATTCACAATCTTACCAAGAGGGGAGCAGCAG GTTGGCTTTATATCCAGAGGCCTGTGTTGCTGGTGTGCTCATCAGAGCAGTCAGCCCATGTGTCTGCTGTGGGGGCATTAGCCTCAATCCTGCAGGGGGAGCTTAGTGCCACTGTGCACATGGCTCTTTGGGCCCAAAGCTCACAAAGACAAACCAGGACTGGAGTAACAGATCTGGGTCCACTTCCCTGGCTGTATGGGCAGTGGGAAGTGGTGCGTAAGGCACAAGGGAAAATGCTGATTATTTGGAGTTCTGAGGCTAAGAAAACCTATGAGAAATGGAAGGGGGACAGGGCAATTGTGGACAAGAGTGAAAGCAAGGAAGAAAACCGCACAGCAGAGTTGAgacatgagaaaagaaaagcaggtgTAGATCATAAACTAAATGGAAAACtgagaaaaggcaaaaaagagagagcacCTGGAAAACAAGATTGCAATAAGTTATGTGATGAAGACAGGGACCCACAGATGATGCCCTCTACAGTGACAGCGCCGGTATTTGCAGCAGCTCTGGCATGCCTAGAGGGGGCGCTGCAGCAGTCCAAAGGTCAAGGAATTGCTATTGTCTATTTTGAGGGCCTTGGACAAAGTAGGGACATCCCACAGGCTCTCCGAGGTGTCCCTCGGTACTGCCTGCCACAGGATTTCAGGGGTTTACTACAGGAGCTGGGGGGGATGAGACGGCAGACAGAATCTGGCAAATTCAGGCGGCGCTGCTGGCCCAGGCTCCTGTCTAAAGTGCTGTTCATATGGTTGGCACGAAAGCTAGCCCACAGGCTGCAAACATTGGTGCCTCAAATAAAAGGCAAGGGCTGA
- the wu:fl23c11 gene encoding interleukin-17 receptor C: MAPTRLPAPQVFFLLLSGLRIWQWMSVSALEMVNQEAPEINCSEGLTGCQISSASPFGPALPEPNDLVEVTHVKLKVILYCSTTSDCKPRLQITITVQEVDIAIHVSEGSGGFIDDEGSNSMNQMAEGSGQTLFPKPKALVRVCLSTPDPKEICKTIEFMSRQSNLHRATHPPAQKQMHVRLVLKEKLMFGSPVLVTVYPHSNGTTINQSITVPSLEDVCPMNLNAVKECDAPSLRAVTDRKRNVVLLQLEGTEPRQDKLMCQMVWNEMAGEILPWPEGKREIVISSNLVAPCLCFRVWWRGKNLQRDFCPFKNQQDAYEKMQHGVSVTMVESLIRDGDWGLSWNVTSRCSLEAEMWLCQKDVAGGQCEEVMGSRRTLHSHAGWHATRSGHWSKYGEFNVTSHPLLCVQLKINKSYLEPQCPFAKSRRRWSLPVLLGLLLMCLAILASYFVQGVLKGYVWRWLKEDDVKGAVGGGHVVLLYPPDDNQALAGLMCHLGSSLQAVGFSVSLDLWSQAELSALGPVTWLHSRLDQLKRQGGKVVLVLTQAAWIRAEEWGALRWETDTPSKNKEEDDTGKSYPASSALLSVDVFSASLSCILADYLQGRAGERFTLVQFESFPPEPPGGFRQLPDLFRGLHVYSLPSQSLGFLTELAGAKQVATASARRKRAGGLRMASRVLARGLSGFTAGTTVLRLAGVSQSCVGVEAEETVPLQPCLLTPPSSPHTKPKVNEMKWV; encoded by the exons ATGGCTCCAACGCGTCTACCCGCGCCACAGGttttcttcctgctgctgtcagggCTACGTATCTGGCAGTGGATGTCCGTGAGCGCTCTGGAGATGGTCAACCAAGAAGCACCTGAAATCAACTGTAGCGAG ggCTTAACTGGATGCCAGATCAGCTCAG CCTCTCCGTTTGGTCCTGCACTGCCTGAGCCAAATGATTTAGTGGAAGTTACACACGTGAAGCTTAAAGTGATTCTCTACTGTTCCACCACAAGTGACTGCAAACCGCGCCTGCAAATCACTATCACAGTCCAAG AAGTGGATATTGCAATTCACGTTTCTGAGGGTTCTGGAGGTTTCATTGATGACGAAGGGTCCAATAGCATGAATCAAATGGCAGAGGGAAGTGGTCAGACTCTGTTTCCTAAACCAAAAG CTTTGGTGAGAGTGTGTCTTAGCACCCCAGATCCTAAAGAAATTTGCAAGACAATAGAATTTATGTCACGTCAATCCAATTTACATCGAGCTACTCATCCGCCGGCACAGAAG CAGATGCATGTGAGGCTGGTGTTGAAAGAGAAACTGATGTTTGGAAGTCCTGTCCTGGTTACCGTCTACCCACATTCCAATGGAACAACCATTAACCAGTCTATCACAGTGCCATCATTAGAGGACG tttgcccCATGAACCTGAATGCTGTAAAGGAATGTGATG CTCCCAGTCTCCGAGCTGTAACTGATCGTAAGAGAAATGTGGTTCTCCTCCAGCTGGAAGGCACTGAGCCCAGACAAGACAAGCTCATGTGCCAGATGGTTTGGAATGAAATGGCTGGAGAGATTCTTCCATGG CCTGAAGGCAAGAGAGAAATAGTCATTTCATCAAACTTAGTTGCACCATGCCTCTGCTTCCGG gtaTGGTGGAGGGGGAAAAACCTACAAAGAGACTTCTGCCCTTTCAAAAACCAACAAG ACGCATATGAAAAAATGCAGCATGGTGTGTCTGTGACCATGGTGGAGTCTTTAATAAGAGATGGTGACTGGGGGCTGAGCTGGAATGTGACCTCTCGCTGCAGTCTCGAGGCAGAGATGTGGCTGTGCCAGAAAGATGTGGCAGGAGGCCAGTGTGAAGAAGTGATGGGCTCCAGACGGACACTGCACAGCCATGCAGGCTGGCATGCAACACGCAGTGGACACTGG AGTAAATATGGAGAGTTCAATGTCACATCACATCCACTACTTTGTGTACAG CTAAAGATAAACAAGTCATACTTAGAGCCCCAGTGTCCATTTGCAA AGTCTCGGCGGAGATGGAGCCTGCCAGTACTTTTAGGATTGCTGCTCATGTGTTTGGCCATACTAGCCTCCTATTTTGTACAAGGGGTCCTAAAAG GCTATGTTTGGAGATGGTTGAAAGAAGATGATGTTAAAG GTGCTGTGGGTGGGGGTCACGTGGTCTTGCTGTACCCACCTGATGATAACCAGGCTTTGGCAGGGCTGATGTGTCACTTGGGTTCGTCTCTCCAGGCTGTTGGTTTCAGTGTGTCTCTTGACCTGTGGAGCCAGGCCGAACTAAGCGCACTGGGCCCGGTGACTTGGCTCCACTCGAGACTGGACCAACTGAAAAGGCAGGGGGGCAAAGTAGTGTTAGTCCTCACCCAGGCTGCCTGGATTAGAGCGGAAGAGTGGGGAGCTCTAAGATGGGAGACAGACACACCCAGTAAGAACAAAGAGGAAGATGACACAGGAAAAAGTTACCCTGCCTCTTCTGCTCTTCTTTCTGTGGATGTTTTTAGTGCTTCATTGAGCTGCATTCTCGCAGACTATTTACAGGGCCGTGCTGGTGAGCGGTTCACACTAGTGCAGTTTGAATCATTCCCACCTGAGCCTCCAGGTGGTTTCCGGCAGCTGCCAGACCTTTTCCGTGGTCTTCATGTCTACAGCCTCCCCTCCCAGAGCTTGGGATTTTTGACTGAACTGGCTGGGGCTAAGCAAGTGGCCACTGCATCAGCCAGACGAAAGAGGGCTGGGGGGCTCAGGATGGCATCCCGAGTGCTGGCAAGAGGGCTGTCAGGGTTCACAGCAGGGACAACCGTATTACGCCTTGCAGGGGTTTCCCAGAGTTGTGTTGGGGTAGAAGCAGAAGAAACTGTGCCTTTGCAACCATGCCTTCTTACACCCCCCTCCAGCCCTCATACAAAGCCCAAAgtcaatgaaatgaaatggGTCTAA
- the LOC137139844 gene encoding interleukin-17 receptor E isoform X1, with protein MRTALVFLVVVASPLMLECATTSCKVGNRTDYVARPCPVKLTPVPSQQPTDTYSECVTVTVWMDDDALKAKPTIEILSPRPLTIQPKMKNCEKTTRKKKRNHVMWELLHDCVQAKASDSVNVSYKGQSISCTVSYEVPDPTPDFDLSVNLSSKSITITVSPGKKVLARLCYQTNAMFCSQKQDPPIMIDPSQSQSAQFNISYLLPCLCVEAYYTHMDARRHKKCPFQNKNIEDLRDVWLSSEVVSYESSLEWQPQCPTSDLSVETSASLCWRHQEHLCTPMLNSTLEKYDDGLTLIYNTSSVDKHPHMCVQLSLQGIHNISCPFTAEMSSWEVSIELGRRSVFVHLTSLVPAMFSTQFCVLSEMGCTPKGPVHELRMEGNTAETKLNVPPHLLAMKPCVQVWQSDPALHGRRILCPRYTHYRCGIYAVAALMFVVIFALLALCIHNLTKRGAAGWLYIQRPVLLVCSSEQSAHVSAVGALASILQGELSATVHMALWAQSSQRQTRTGVTDLGPLPWLYGQWEVVRKAQGKMLIIWSSEAKKTYEKWKGDRAIVDKSESKEENRTAELRHEKRKAGVDHKLNGKLRKGKKERAPGKQDCNKLCDEDRDPQMMPSTVTAPVFAAALACLEGALQQSKGQGIAIVYFEGLGQSRDIPQALRGVPRYCLPQDFRGLLQELGGMRRQTESGKFRRRCWPRLLSKVLFIWLARKLAHRLQTLVPQIKGKG; from the exons ATGCGCACCGCGCTGGTGTTTCTGGTCGTGGTGGCGTCGCCACTTATGCTGGAATGTGCCACAACATCCTGCAAG GTGGGAAATCGAACGG ACTATGTTGCACGACCGTGTCCTGTGAAACTGACCCCTGTGCCGTCACAGCAGCCCACAGACACATACTCTGAatgtgtcactgtcactgtttgGATGGATGATG ATGCACTTAAGGCGAAACCGACAATTGAAATACTCTCACCAAGACCTCTAACAATTCAACCTAAgatgaaaaactgtgaaaag actacaagaaaaaagaaaaggaaccaTGTCATG tGGGAGCTGCTACATGACTGTGTCCAGGCTAAAGCATCAGATTCAGTGAATGTGTCCTACAAAGGCCAATCAATCAGCTGCACTGTCAGTTACGAAGTGCCAG ATCCCACACCGGACTTTGATCTGTCTGTGAATCTGTCATCGAAATCCATCACCATAACTGTGTCGCCTGGAAAGAAAGTGCTTGCTAGATTGTGTTACCAGACAAATGCAATGTTCTGCAGCCAAAAGCAAGATCCCCCCATTATG ATTGATCCATCTCAGTCTCAATCAGCTCAGTTTAACATTTCGTACCTCCTGCCCTGTCTGTGTGTAGAG GCATATTACACCCACATGGATGCAAGACGACATAAAAAGTgtccctttcaaaataaaaacattgaag ATTTGCGAGATGTTTGGCTGTCCTCTGAAGTCGTATCATATGAGTCTAGTTTAGAGTGGCAGCCACAGTGTCCTACCAGTGACCTTTCAGTGGAAACCTCTGCCTCCCTCTGCTGGAGACACCAGGAACACCTCTGCACACCTATGCTCAACTCCACATTGGAGAAGTATGATGATGGACTAACCCTG ATATATAACACATCTTCCGTTGACAAACACCCTcatatgtgtgtgcag ctTTCTCTGCAAGGCATTCATAATATATCTTGCCCCTTCACGGCTG AAATGTCTTCATGGGAAGTGTCTATTGAACTAGGCAGACGGAGTGTTTTTGTACATCTCACCTCTCTTGTCCCAGCAATGTTCTCAACTCAGTTTTGTGTCCTCAGCGAGATGGGATGTACACCCAAAGGGCCAGTCCATGAACTAAGAATG GAAGGGAATACTGCTGAGACAAAGCTAAATGTGCCTCCTCACCTTCTTGCTATGAAGCCGTGCGTGCAG gtgtgGCAGTCAGATCCTGCTCTTCATGGAAGAAGAATTTTGTGCCCACGGT ACACGCACTACCGATGTGGCATTTATGCAGTGGCAGCGTTGatgtttgttgttatttttgcacTACTGGCCCTTTGCATTCACAATCTTACCAAGAGGGGAGCAGCAG GTTGGCTTTATATCCAGAGGCCTGTGTTGCTGGTGTGCTCATCAGAGCAGTCAGCCCATGTGTCTGCTGTGGGGGCATTAGCCTCAATCCTGCAGGGGGAGCTTAGTGCCACTGTGCACATGGCTCTTTGGGCCCAAAGCTCACAAAGACAAACCAGGACTGGAGTAACAGATCTGGGTCCACTTCCCTGGCTGTATGGGCAGTGGGAAGTGGTGCGTAAGGCACAAGGGAAAATGCTGATTATTTGGAGTTCTGAGGCTAAGAAAACCTATGAGAAATGGAAGGGGGACAGGGCAATTGTGGACAAGAGTGAAAGCAAGGAAGAAAACCGCACAGCAGAGTTGAgacatgagaaaagaaaagcaggtgTAGATCATAAACTAAATGGAAAACtgagaaaaggcaaaaaagagagagcacCTGGAAAACAAGATTGCAATAAGTTATGTGATGAAGACAGGGACCCACAGATGATGCCCTCTACAGTGACAGCGCCGGTATTTGCAGCAGCTCTGGCATGCCTAGAGGGGGCGCTGCAGCAGTCCAAAGGTCAAGGAATTGCTATTGTCTATTTTGAGGGCCTTGGACAAAGTAGGGACATCCCACAGGCTCTCCGAGGTGTCCCTCGGTACTGCCTGCCACAGGATTTCAGGGGTTTACTACAGGAGCTGGGGGGGATGAGACGGCAGACAGAATCTGGCAAATTCAGGCGGCGCTGCTGGCCCAGGCTCCTGTCTAAAGTGCTGTTCATATGGTTGGCACGAAAGCTAGCCCACAGGCTGCAAACATTGGTGCCTCAAATAAAAGGCAAGGGCTGA